The genomic interval AACATTCGCGATTTTGATGCTGTACTGATTACCCATGGACACCGCGATCACATTGCCGGGCTCGACGACATCAGAGCATTCAATTACATCCGTGGAAAAACGATTGACATTTATGCCGATGCGGCCACCATTGAATCAATCAAAACAGAGTTTCCGTATATCTTCAATCCCGGCGACTATCTGGGTGCTCCAAAAATCAATCTGACAGTGGTCGATAATTCTCCTTTTGAGATTAACGGCCAGGTAATTATTCCAATTCCTGTTATCCATGGGGAGACTCCGATTCTTGGATTCAGACTGGGAAATATGGTCTATGTGACCGATGCCAGTTGTATTTCCGATGCTTCCATGAATATCATGAAAGGGGCTGACATCCTTGTTTTGAATGCCCTCCGGAAGAAAAAACACGCAACTCATTTTTCGCTCGATGAAGCGCTGGAGCATGCCGCA from Bacteroidetes bacterium GWF2_43_63 carries:
- a CDS encoding MBL fold metallo-hydrolase, which encodes MPNKITFLGTGTSTGVPVLTCECEVCCSENPRDKRLRTAAYVEYNGLRLIIDCGPDFRQQLLNNNIRDFDAVLITHGHRDHIAGLDDIRAFNYIRGKTIDIYADAATIESIKTEFPYIFNPGDYLGAPKINLTVVDNSPFEINGQVIIPIPVIHGETPILGFRLGNMVYVTDASCISDASMNIMKGADILVLNALRKKKHATHFSLDEALEHAAKLDAKSVYLTHISHFLGLHQDVQRILPDNIFLAYDGLTVDC